From one Methanobrevibacter ruminantium genomic stretch:
- the sfsA gene encoding DNA/RNA nuclease SfsA — MTDLVKAIFRNRANRFIAEVEIDGEMVRAHLPNTGRCKELLIDGVTVYLKPSDNPNRKTKYSLHLIENNGALVAMYSQQASKIVIDAILNGKVRELLGYDIVESEKTIGNSRIDIYLANLDDDNNPVDEAYVEVKSVTLIKDGIAQFPDAPTERGRKHLEELISLKKEGIRSVVFFLIEHPNGNSFRPNWENDPEFSQTLKKAYHEGVEILVYKTENTLEKIELVGNSINFNLEK, encoded by the coding sequence ATGACTGATTTAGTAAAGGCTATTTTTAGGAATAGGGCGAATAGATTCATCGCTGAAGTGGAAATTGATGGAGAAATGGTCAGGGCTCACTTGCCTAATACAGGCAGATGCAAGGAGCTATTGATCGATGGCGTAACTGTTTATCTTAAGCCAAGCGATAATCCAAACAGAAAGACAAAGTATTCTCTTCATTTGATTGAAAACAATGGTGCACTTGTTGCCATGTATTCTCAACAGGCTAGTAAGATTGTCATCGATGCCATCTTGAATGGTAAAGTCAGGGAATTGTTAGGATATGATATTGTCGAATCTGAAAAGACTATCGGCAATTCAAGAATTGACATCTATTTGGCTAATTTGGATGATGATAACAATCCAGTTGATGAGGCCTATGTTGAGGTAAAATCAGTTACCTTAATTAAAGATGGAATTGCACAGTTTCCCGATGCTCCTACTGAAAGAGGCAGAAAACACTTGGAAGAGCTTATTTCACTTAAAAAAGAAGGGATTCGTTCAGTTGTATTTTTCTTGATTGAGCATCCAAACGGAAACAGCTTTAGGCCTAATTGGGAAAATGATCCAGAATTTTCTCAAACTTTGAAAAAGGCATACCATGAAGGTGTGGAAATTCTTGTCTATAAAACGGAAAACACCTTGGAAAAAATAGAGTTGGTCGGAAATTCAATAAACTTTAATTTAGAAAAATAA